A genomic region of Alistipes megaguti contains the following coding sequences:
- the thrC gene encoding threonine synthase: protein MKWYSTRDQKREHGQSLREAVMMGLAPDGGLFVPERIPQADLSEAERRADESYASLASYLAGLFFDGDLDPQEIARQLASLYDFPVPLRRVGDRRYTLELFHGPTCAFKDFGAGFMGRMTGLLDRGGERLVILTATSGDTGSAVAHGFYNVPGVDVVVLYPEGRISRLQECQMTALGGNIHPLRVNGSFDDCQRLVKELFADEAFRHRRRVTSANSINLLRWIPQAFYYFYGYFLWRRETGGDHPVIVVPSGNCGNLAAGMLARRMGLPVGGFVAASNLNDVVPEFLETGIYLPRPSVRTPASAMDVGAPSNFERMLWLCGGDPDALRAELTGYRCDNATIRRTIDTLYERSGYLSDPHSAVGYAASVAVGKPGFYLSTAHPAKFGEVIATVTGRRVPLPERLESLTSLPQHADPLEVDLGALEEFVARV from the coding sequence ATGAAGTGGTACAGCACACGCGATCAGAAACGCGAACACGGTCAGTCGCTGCGCGAGGCCGTGATGATGGGTTTGGCCCCGGACGGAGGCCTTTTCGTGCCGGAGCGGATTCCGCAGGCCGATCTTTCGGAGGCCGAGCGCCGGGCCGACGAATCGTATGCCTCGCTGGCGAGCTACCTGGCCGGCCTCTTTTTCGACGGGGATCTCGACCCGCAGGAGATTGCCCGCCAACTGGCTTCGTTGTATGATTTTCCGGTGCCGCTGCGACGGGTCGGCGACCGCCGCTACACGCTCGAACTCTTCCACGGCCCGACCTGTGCCTTCAAGGATTTCGGGGCGGGGTTCATGGGACGGATGACGGGTCTGCTGGACCGCGGCGGCGAGCGGCTGGTGATCCTGACGGCCACGTCGGGCGATACGGGCAGTGCCGTGGCCCACGGTTTTTACAACGTTCCGGGTGTCGATGTGGTGGTGCTCTACCCCGAGGGGCGGATCAGCCGCTTGCAGGAGTGCCAGATGACGGCCCTGGGCGGCAACATCCACCCGCTGCGGGTCAACGGATCGTTCGACGACTGCCAGCGGCTGGTCAAGGAGCTCTTCGCCGACGAAGCGTTCCGGCACCGGCGTCGTGTCACGTCGGCCAACTCGATCAACCTGCTGCGCTGGATCCCGCAGGCCTTCTACTACTTTTACGGCTATTTCCTCTGGCGGCGGGAGACGGGGGGCGACCATCCCGTGATCGTCGTCCCGAGCGGCAACTGCGGCAATCTGGCGGCCGGCATGCTGGCCCGCAGGATGGGGCTTCCGGTCGGAGGCTTCGTGGCGGCTTCGAATCTCAACGACGTGGTGCCGGAGTTTCTCGAAACGGGCATTTATCTGCCCCGGCCTTCGGTCCGCACGCCGGCCAGCGCGATGGATGTCGGGGCTCCGAGCAATTTCGAGCGGATGCTATGGCTCTGCGGCGGTGACCCCGATGCGCTGCGGGCCGAACTGACCGGCTATCGGTGTGACAACGCCACGATCCGGCGGACGATCGACACGTTGTACGAGCGTAGCGGCTACCTGTCGGATCCGCACAGCGCCGTCGGTTACGCGGCGTCGGTGGCCGTGGGCAAGCCGGGCTTCTACCTTTCGACGGCCCATCCGGCGAAGTTCGGCGAGGTGATTGCCACGGTAACCGGACGACGGGTCCCGTTGCCCGAACGGCTTGAGTCGCTGACTAGCCTCCCGCAGCATGCCGATCCGCTCGAGGTGGATCTTGGGGCGCTGGAGGAGTTTGTGGCCCGCGTATGA
- a CDS encoding homoserine kinase, with translation MKHIEVFAPGTVANLGCGFDVMGLTLDGVGDRMEVMVEPDAEGLEIRNESGVELPESLDENVITPAVRALLAAYGGSVRVIIRLLEKIVPGSGIGSSAASSAAAVYGINELLGRPFSAKQLVEFAMLGEALQGGTAHADNVGPALLGGVVLIRGYEPFDIVRLPVPDNFFYAVVHPQIVVSTKMAREVLPHEIPLSKAVKQWGNVGGLVAGFALRDVALIGRSMQDAVVEPYRKGFIPDYDVLKQAAMEQGALALNIAGSGPSVFALASDYAVACRIADCMERHFAERGIASHTYAGRVSNAGARIVES, from the coding sequence ATGAAACACATAGAAGTCTTTGCCCCGGGAACGGTGGCCAATCTGGGATGCGGATTCGACGTCATGGGGCTGACGCTCGACGGCGTGGGTGACCGCATGGAGGTCATGGTCGAGCCCGATGCCGAGGGGCTCGAGATCCGCAACGAAAGCGGCGTCGAACTGCCCGAATCGCTCGACGAGAATGTCATCACGCCGGCCGTACGGGCCCTGCTGGCGGCCTACGGCGGCTCGGTGCGGGTCATCATCCGCCTGCTCGAGAAGATTGTCCCCGGAAGCGGCATTGGTTCGAGTGCCGCCTCGTCGGCCGCCGCCGTCTACGGGATCAACGAACTGCTGGGACGCCCCTTCTCGGCCAAACAGCTCGTCGAGTTCGCCATGCTGGGCGAGGCGCTGCAGGGCGGGACGGCCCATGCCGACAACGTGGGACCGGCCCTGTTGGGCGGGGTGGTGCTGATCCGCGGTTACGAACCCTTCGATATCGTGCGGCTGCCCGTTCCCGATAACTTCTTCTATGCGGTGGTCCATCCGCAGATTGTCGTCAGCACGAAGATGGCCCGCGAGGTGCTGCCGCACGAGATCCCGCTTTCGAAGGCCGTCAAGCAGTGGGGCAATGTCGGCGGACTGGTGGCGGGTTTTGCCCTGCGCGACGTGGCGTTGATCGGCCGTTCGATGCAGGACGCCGTTGTCGAGCCCTACCGCAAGGGGTTCATTCCGGACTACGATGTGCTCAAGCAGGCGGCAATGGAGCAGGGGGCGCTGGCGCTGAATATCGCCGGATCGGGGCCGTCGGTTTTTGCGCTGGCTTCGGATTACGCCGTGGCCTGCCGCATCGCCGACTGCATGGAGCGTCACTTTGCCGAGCGGGGGATTGCCAGCCACACCTATGCCGGACGGGTCTCGAATGCCGGAGCGCGGATTGTCGAATCGTAA
- the ilvD gene encoding dihydroxy-acid dehydratase translates to MKHPLRSAATLSGRRMAGARSLWRANGMREEQFGRPVIGIANSFTQFVPGHVHLHEVGQLVKQRIESLGCFAAEFDTIAIDDGIAMGHDGMLYSLPSREIIADSVEYMANAHKIDALVCISNCDKITPGMLMAAMRLNLPTIFVSGGPMEAGRLDDRRLDLIDAMVMSADARYSDEEIARVERAACPGCGSCSGMFTANSMNCLTEALGLSLPGNGTIVATHANRRQLFEDAAVLIVRNAERYYFEGDERVLPRSIATKAAFENAMSLDIAMGGSTNTVLHLLAVAHEAQVDFTMQDIDRLSRRVPVLCKVAPNSHYHIEDVNRAGGILSILGELDRGGLLDTSVWRVDGRTLGEAIAAGDVRRPTAADAARRRSLSAPAGHYSREMASQQCYYEELDTDRTAGCIRDLDHAYFRDGGLAVLTGNIARSGCVVKTAGVDERLFVFRGRARVYESQEQAMHGILNDEVQPGEVVVIRYEGPKGGPGMQEMLYPTSYLKSKHLDKVCALITDGRFSGGTSGLSIGHVSPEAAAGGEIAVVRTGDEIEIDIPKRSIRLVVDDRELSARMAAQRQFRPAARDRQVPRSLQAYARLVSSADRGAVRILDNEEA, encoded by the coding sequence ATGAAACACCCCCTCAGAAGCGCCGCCACCCTCTCGGGGCGCCGCATGGCCGGAGCCCGCAGCCTCTGGCGCGCAAACGGCATGCGCGAGGAGCAGTTCGGACGTCCGGTCATCGGCATCGCCAACTCCTTCACGCAGTTCGTCCCCGGGCACGTCCACCTGCACGAGGTCGGCCAACTGGTCAAACAACGCATCGAAAGCCTCGGCTGCTTCGCCGCCGAATTCGACACCATCGCCATCGACGACGGTATCGCCATGGGCCACGACGGCATGCTCTACTCGCTGCCCTCGCGCGAGATCATCGCCGACAGCGTCGAGTACATGGCCAACGCCCACAAGATCGACGCCCTGGTCTGCATCTCGAACTGCGACAAGATCACCCCCGGCATGCTGATGGCCGCCATGCGGCTCAACCTGCCGACGATCTTCGTCTCGGGAGGTCCGATGGAGGCCGGACGCCTCGACGACCGGCGGCTCGATCTGATCGATGCCATGGTCATGTCGGCCGACGCCAGATACTCGGACGAGGAGATCGCCCGCGTCGAACGCGCGGCCTGCCCCGGATGCGGCTCCTGCTCGGGGATGTTCACCGCCAACTCGATGAACTGCCTGACCGAGGCGCTGGGGCTCTCGCTGCCCGGCAACGGGACGATCGTCGCCACACACGCCAACCGCCGCCAGCTGTTCGAGGATGCCGCAGTGCTGATCGTCCGCAACGCCGAGCGTTACTACTTCGAGGGCGACGAACGCGTCCTGCCCCGCTCGATCGCCACGAAGGCCGCCTTCGAGAATGCCATGTCGCTCGACATCGCCATGGGCGGTTCGACCAACACGGTGCTCCACCTGCTGGCCGTGGCCCATGAGGCGCAGGTCGACTTCACGATGCAGGACATCGACCGTCTCTCGCGGCGGGTGCCCGTCCTCTGCAAGGTGGCCCCAAACTCCCACTACCACATCGAGGATGTCAACCGTGCCGGCGGCATTCTCTCGATTCTGGGCGAACTCGACCGCGGCGGGCTGCTCGACACGTCGGTCTGGCGCGTCGACGGACGCACGCTGGGCGAGGCGATCGCCGCGGGGGACGTACGCCGTCCGACAGCCGCGGATGCCGCCCGACGCCGTTCGCTGAGCGCCCCGGCCGGTCACTACAGCCGCGAAATGGCCTCGCAGCAGTGCTACTACGAGGAGCTCGACACGGACCGCACGGCAGGCTGTATCCGCGATCTGGACCACGCCTACTTCCGCGACGGAGGGCTGGCCGTACTGACGGGCAACATCGCCCGCTCGGGGTGCGTCGTCAAGACGGCCGGCGTCGACGAGCGGCTCTTCGTCTTCCGCGGCCGGGCCCGCGTCTACGAGTCGCAGGAGCAGGCCATGCACGGCATCCTCAACGACGAGGTTCAACCGGGCGAGGTGGTTGTCATCCGCTACGAAGGGCCCAAGGGCGGCCCCGGCATGCAGGAGATGCTCTACCCGACGTCGTACCTCAAGTCGAAGCACCTGGACAAGGTCTGCGCGCTGATCACCGACGGGCGCTTCTCGGGCGGCACGTCGGGACTCTCGATCGGGCACGTCTCTCCCGAGGCGGCCGCCGGAGGCGAAATCGCCGTCGTCCGCACGGGCGACGAGATCGAGATCGACATTCCGAAGCGTTCGATCCGCCTCGTCGTCGACGATCGGGAGCTCTCGGCCCGCATGGCCGCACAGAGGCAATTCCGACCGGCAGCCCGCGACCGGCAGGTTCCACGATCGCTGCAGGCCTACGCCCGGCTCGTAAGTTCGGCCGACCGCGGCGCCGTGCGGATCCTCGACAATGAGGAGGCCTAA
- the ilvB gene encoding biosynthetic-type acetolactate synthase large subunit: protein MHTSSDETQQTIDGVRMTGSRALLESFLIEGVDTLFGYPGGAIIPVYDALYDYRDRLRHILVRHEQGAVHAAQGYARVSGRVGVCLVTSGPGATNTVTGLADALMDSTPIVLITGQVGSSLLGTDAFQETNFIGITQAVTKWNCQVKRAEEIPAAIAKAFFVARSGRPGPVVVDITKDAQCGVAPFHYKRVTSIRSYVPVSEPDPARLDEAARLIDEAQRPLVMVGQGVLLGNAEAQLRAFLEKSGMPVASTLLGLSAVPTDAPQYVGMLGMHGNYGPNIRNRECDLIVAVGMRFDDRVTGSPAHFAENARVIHLEIDPAEIGKIIPADVPVAGDVRQTLPMLTERIHSRDHSAWIEGFRACDRIERERVIDKALHPAGGRIHMGEAVDTVARAYANDAVVVTDVGQQQMFAARYFGFRHTRSLVTSGGLGTMGFGLPAAIGAKLGAPERDVVLFVGDGGLQMTIQELGTIFQSKVPVKIVLLNNSFLGMVRQWQELFYDSRYSFTELTNPDFGMIARANGLGYRRVESREELADAVDEMKASQEAYLLEVCVESQENVFPMVPAGAPAAEIRLE from the coding sequence ATGCATACTTCATCCGACGAAACGCAACAAACCATCGACGGGGTCCGCATGACCGGATCACGGGCGCTGCTCGAATCGTTTCTGATCGAAGGGGTCGACACGCTGTTCGGCTACCCGGGCGGGGCCATCATCCCGGTCTACGACGCCCTGTACGACTACCGCGACCGGCTGCGCCACATCCTGGTGCGCCATGAGCAGGGTGCCGTCCACGCCGCGCAGGGCTACGCCCGCGTCAGCGGCCGCGTGGGGGTCTGTCTGGTCACCTCGGGCCCCGGCGCCACGAACACCGTCACGGGGCTGGCCGACGCCCTGATGGACTCCACACCGATCGTGCTCATCACCGGACAGGTCGGCTCCTCGCTGCTGGGTACCGACGCCTTTCAGGAGACCAACTTCATCGGCATCACGCAGGCCGTCACCAAGTGGAACTGTCAGGTCAAGCGCGCCGAGGAGATTCCGGCGGCCATCGCCAAGGCCTTTTTCGTCGCCCGTTCGGGGCGTCCGGGGCCCGTGGTGGTCGACATCACGAAGGATGCGCAGTGCGGCGTGGCGCCGTTCCACTACAAACGGGTCACCTCGATCCGCAGCTACGTCCCCGTTTCGGAGCCCGACCCCGCACGGCTGGACGAGGCGGCGCGGCTCATCGACGAGGCACAGCGTCCGCTGGTGATGGTCGGACAGGGCGTCCTGCTCGGAAACGCCGAGGCACAGTTGCGCGCCTTCCTCGAAAAGAGCGGCATGCCCGTGGCCTCAACGCTGCTCGGGCTGTCGGCCGTGCCGACCGACGCGCCGCAATACGTCGGCATGCTCGGCATGCACGGCAACTACGGACCCAACATCCGCAACCGCGAGTGTGACCTGATCGTCGCCGTGGGGATGCGATTCGACGACCGCGTGACGGGTTCGCCCGCCCACTTCGCCGAGAATGCCCGCGTCATCCATCTGGAGATCGACCCCGCGGAGATCGGCAAGATCATCCCGGCCGACGTCCCCGTGGCGGGCGACGTGCGGCAGACGCTGCCGATGCTAACCGAGCGCATCCACAGCCGCGACCACAGCGCGTGGATCGAGGGATTCCGCGCCTGCGACCGCATCGAGCGCGAACGCGTCATCGACAAGGCCCTTCACCCGGCGGGCGGACGGATCCACATGGGCGAGGCGGTCGATACGGTGGCCCGCGCCTACGCGAACGACGCCGTGGTGGTCACCGACGTCGGACAGCAGCAGATGTTCGCCGCACGCTACTTCGGATTCCGCCACACGCGCAGCCTCGTCACCTCGGGCGGCCTCGGGACGATGGGCTTCGGGTTGCCGGCCGCCATCGGTGCCAAACTCGGCGCCCCGGAGCGCGACGTGGTGCTGTTCGTCGGCGACGGCGGGCTGCAGATGACCATTCAGGAGCTGGGAACAATCTTCCAGTCGAAGGTCCCGGTGAAGATCGTCCTGCTGAACAACTCGTTCCTCGGCATGGTCCGCCAGTGGCAGGAGCTCTTCTACGACTCGCGCTACTCGTTCACCGAACTCACAAACCCCGACTTCGGGATGATCGCCCGCGCCAACGGCCTCGGCTACCGCCGCGTCGAGAGCCGCGAAGAGCTCGCCGACGCCGTGGACGAAATGAAAGCCTCGCAGGAAGCCTATCTGCTGGAGGTCTGCGTCGAAAGTCAGGAAAACGTCTTCCCGATGGTCCCCGCCGGAGCCCCCGCCGCGGAGATCCGTCTCGAATAA
- the ilvN gene encoding acetolactate synthase small subunit, translating into METEQEYIITVFSENKVGLLSQITTVFTCRNVNIESLTTSESALPGIHKFTIVVRTTPETVEKVVRQIEKKIDVLKAFVYRPEEVVQQEIALYKVTRSNSVEQLVRRHNVRILEVDTDYIVVEKTGHKEETQQLFRLLQPYGVQQFVRSGTVAVIKSRRELLNEYLEELEKMRRQPQSEPCNA; encoded by the coding sequence ATGGAAACGGAACAGGAATACATCATCACCGTATTTTCGGAAAACAAGGTCGGCCTGCTGAGCCAGATTACTACGGTCTTCACCTGCCGCAACGTCAACATCGAGAGCCTGACCACCTCGGAGTCGGCCCTGCCCGGCATTCACAAGTTCACGATCGTCGTGCGCACAACGCCCGAAACCGTGGAGAAGGTCGTGCGGCAGATCGAGAAGAAGATCGACGTGCTGAAGGCCTTCGTCTATCGGCCCGAAGAGGTCGTCCAGCAGGAGATCGCCCTCTACAAGGTGACGCGCAGCAACAGCGTCGAACAGCTCGTCCGGCGCCACAACGTCCGCATCCTGGAGGTCGACACCGACTACATCGTCGTCGAAAAGACCGGCCACAAGGAGGAGACCCAGCAGCTGTTCCGCCTGCTGCAACCCTACGGCGTCCAGCAGTTCGTACGCAGCGGCACGGTGGCGGTCATCAAGTCGCGGCGCGAACTGCTGAACGAATACCTCGAGGAGCTCGAAAAGATGCGCCGACAGCCACAGTCCGAACCGTGCAATGCCTGA
- the ilvC gene encoding ketol-acid reductoisomerase translates to MAKINFGGVEENVVTREEFPLKKALETLKDETIAVIGYGVQGPGQSLNLRDNGFRVIVGQRKGSKSWDKALADGWVPGETLFEIEEAAQRGTIIQYLLSDAGQIAVWPTIKKHLTPGKALYFSHGFGITYKDRTGIVPPADVDVILIAPKGSGTSLRRMFLQGRGLNSSYAVFQDATGRAMERVIALGIGVGSGYLFETDFQREVYSDLTGERGTLMGAIQGIFAAQYDTLRAHGHTPSEAFNETVEELTQSLMPLVAENGMDWMYANCSTTAQRGALDWWKRFRDATKPVFEELYESVRSGNEAQISIDANSQPDYRTKLNEELRQMRESEMWQAGAVVRKLRPENN, encoded by the coding sequence ATGGCAAAGATCAATTTTGGCGGCGTCGAGGAGAACGTCGTAACGCGTGAAGAGTTTCCGCTGAAGAAGGCTCTCGAAACCCTGAAGGACGAAACCATCGCCGTCATCGGCTACGGCGTGCAGGGCCCCGGACAATCGCTCAACCTGCGCGACAACGGCTTCCGCGTGATCGTCGGACAGCGCAAGGGCTCGAAGAGCTGGGACAAGGCCCTGGCCGACGGATGGGTGCCGGGCGAGACGCTCTTCGAGATCGAGGAGGCCGCCCAGCGCGGTACGATCATCCAGTACCTGCTCTCGGATGCCGGACAGATCGCCGTCTGGCCCACCATCAAGAAGCACCTCACGCCGGGCAAGGCCCTCTACTTCTCGCACGGCTTCGGCATCACCTACAAGGACCGCACGGGAATCGTCCCGCCGGCCGACGTCGACGTCATCCTGATCGCCCCCAAGGGTTCGGGCACCTCGCTGCGGCGGATGTTCCTCCAGGGCCGCGGTCTGAACTCGAGCTACGCCGTCTTCCAGGATGCCACGGGACGTGCCATGGAGCGCGTCATCGCCCTCGGTATCGGCGTCGGTTCGGGCTATCTGTTCGAGACCGATTTCCAGCGCGAGGTCTACTCCGACCTCACGGGCGAACGCGGCACGCTGATGGGTGCCATCCAGGGGATCTTCGCCGCCCAGTATGACACGCTGCGCGCCCACGGTCACACCCCCTCGGAGGCCTTCAACGAGACCGTCGAGGAGCTCACGCAGTCGCTTATGCCGCTGGTGGCCGAAAACGGCATGGACTGGATGTATGCCAACTGCTCGACCACGGCCCAGCGCGGTGCGCTGGATTGGTGGAAGCGTTTCCGCGACGCCACGAAGCCCGTCTTCGAGGAGCTCTACGAGAGCGTCCGCAGCGGCAACGAGGCCCAGATCTCGATCGACGCCAACAGCCAGCCCGACTACCGCACGAAGCTCAACGAAGAGCTGCGCCAGATGCGCGAAAGCGAGATGTGGCAGGCCGGCGCCGTCGTCCGCAAACTCCGCCCCGAAAACAACTGA
- the asnB gene encoding asparagine synthase B: protein MCGFVGLFDIRQQSDALRTQVLKMSKQIRHRGPDWSGIYCGERAILAHERLSIVDPQSGRQPLYSRDGKLVLAVNGEIYNHREIRAELASEYDFMTGSDCEVILPLYRKMGLGLLEKISGIFAFALYDIEHDEYLIARDPIGVIPLYIGWDRDEQFYVASELKALEGVCTTIQPFLPGHYWSSREGKMVRWYRRDWFDYDAVKDNPADIGELRTALEEAVRRQLMSDVPYGVLLSGGLDSSIISAVAKKYADRRIESGGREEAWWPQLHSFAVGLEGSPDLAAARKVADHIGTVHHEIHYTIQEGLDAIRDVIYYIETYDVTTVRASTPMYLLARVIKSMGIKMVLSGEGADEIFGGYLYFHKAPDARAFHEETVRKLGRLHLYDCLRANKSLAAWGVEGRVPFLDKEFLDVAMRLNPAAKMAGQGRIEKWVLRKAFEDMLPAEIVWRQKEQFSDGVGYSWIDTLKRITSEAVSDREMEHAAERFPINPPQNKEEYFYRSIFEEHFPSQTAAATVPSVPSVACSTAEALVWDQSFANCNDPSGRAVLGVHNTDLTHKI from the coding sequence ATGTGTGGATTCGTAGGATTGTTCGACATCCGGCAGCAGTCGGATGCGCTGCGCACCCAGGTGCTGAAAATGTCGAAGCAGATTCGCCACCGCGGCCCCGACTGGTCGGGGATCTACTGCGGAGAGCGGGCGATTCTGGCGCACGAACGCCTCTCGATCGTCGACCCCCAGTCGGGCCGGCAACCCCTGTACAGCCGCGACGGAAAGCTCGTGCTGGCCGTCAACGGCGAAATCTACAATCACCGCGAAATCCGCGCCGAGCTCGCCTCGGAGTACGACTTCATGACCGGTTCGGACTGCGAGGTGATCCTGCCCCTCTACCGGAAGATGGGACTCGGACTGCTCGAGAAGATCAGCGGCATCTTCGCCTTCGCCCTCTACGACATCGAGCACGACGAGTACCTCATCGCCCGCGATCCGATCGGCGTCATTCCGCTCTACATCGGCTGGGACCGCGACGAGCAGTTCTACGTTGCCTCGGAGCTGAAGGCCCTCGAAGGGGTCTGCACAACGATCCAGCCCTTCCTGCCCGGCCACTACTGGTCGTCGCGTGAAGGCAAGATGGTCCGCTGGTACCGCCGCGACTGGTTCGACTACGACGCCGTGAAGGATAATCCGGCCGACATCGGCGAACTCCGCACGGCGCTCGAGGAGGCCGTCCGCCGACAGCTGATGTCCGACGTACCGTACGGCGTGCTGCTCTCCGGAGGTCTCGACTCGTCGATCATCTCGGCCGTGGCCAAGAAGTACGCCGACCGCCGCATCGAAAGCGGCGGTCGCGAAGAGGCCTGGTGGCCCCAGCTGCACTCCTTTGCCGTGGGACTCGAGGGTTCGCCCGACCTGGCCGCCGCCCGCAAGGTCGCCGACCACATCGGTACCGTCCACCACGAGATCCACTACACGATCCAGGAGGGGTTGGATGCCATCCGCGACGTGATCTACTACATCGAAACCTACGACGTGACCACGGTCCGCGCCTCGACCCCGATGTATCTGCTGGCCCGCGTCATCAAGTCGATGGGCATCAAGATGGTCCTCTCGGGCGAGGGGGCCGACGAGATCTTCGGCGGATACCTCTACTTCCACAAGGCCCCCGATGCGCGGGCCTTCCACGAGGAGACCGTGCGCAAACTTGGCCGGCTGCATCTCTACGACTGCCTCCGGGCCAACAAGTCGCTGGCGGCGTGGGGCGTCGAGGGGCGCGTGCCGTTCCTCGACAAGGAGTTCCTCGACGTGGCCATGCGCCTCAACCCCGCAGCCAAGATGGCCGGCCAGGGTCGCATCGAAAAGTGGGTGCTGCGCAAGGCCTTCGAGGATATGCTCCCCGCGGAGATCGTCTGGCGCCAGAAGGAGCAGTTCTCCGACGGCGTGGGTTACAGCTGGATCGACACGCTCAAGCGCATCACCTCCGAGGCGGTCTCCGACCGCGAAATGGAGCACGCCGCCGAGCGGTTCCCGATCAACCCGCCGCAGAACAAGGAGGAGTACTTCTACCGCTCGATCTTCGAGGAGCACTTCCCCTCACAAACCGCCGCCGCCACGGTGCCCTCCGTCCCGTCGGTGGCCTGCAGCACGGCCGAAGCGCTGGTCTGGGACCAATCGTTCGCCAACTGCAACGACCCCTCGGGCCGTGCCGTGCTCGGCGTACACAACACCGATCTCACGCACAAGATCTGA
- a CDS encoding ROK family protein yields MYDHDNRVVITLDAGGTNFVFGAMQANHFIVEPITMPSHADNLDQCLATMVDGFRQIIDRLAEKPVAISFAFPGPADYPNGIIGGYLPNFPSFRDGVALGPFLEATFGIPVFINNDGDLFAYGEALGGALPQINARLEALNSPKRYKNLLGYTFGTGFGIGIVVDNRLNRGDNSCVETFCLRHKKYPDIIVEDGVSVRAIKRVYGELSGNPDHGFEPKEICEIADGTRPGDMEAARKAFAEFGEVAGDAMATAVTLIDGLIVIGGGITAARKWIMPSLLHELRSKIHQLNGNELNRVQMKVYDLDNEAEFLEFARGDQRTLQVYGTDRYVVYDPQKRIGVMISKLGASQAISVGAYAFALSQLDAQNA; encoded by the coding sequence ATGTACGATCATGACAACCGGGTGGTCATCACCCTCGATGCCGGCGGCACGAACTTCGTCTTCGGAGCCATGCAGGCCAACCACTTCATCGTCGAACCCATCACCATGCCCTCGCACGCCGACAATCTGGACCAGTGTCTGGCCACGATGGTCGACGGATTCCGGCAGATCATCGACCGGCTTGCGGAGAAACCCGTCGCCATCAGCTTCGCCTTCCCCGGCCCGGCCGACTACCCCAACGGCATCATCGGCGGTTATCTGCCCAACTTCCCGTCGTTCCGTGACGGCGTAGCGCTGGGTCCATTCCTCGAGGCGACGTTCGGCATCCCGGTCTTCATCAACAACGACGGCGACCTGTTCGCCTACGGTGAGGCCCTGGGCGGCGCCCTGCCCCAGATCAACGCCCGTCTCGAGGCCCTCAACAGCCCCAAACGCTACAAGAACCTGCTGGGATATACGTTCGGAACGGGTTTCGGCATCGGCATCGTCGTCGACAACCGCCTCAACCGCGGCGACAACTCCTGCGTCGAGACCTTCTGCCTGCGCCACAAGAAATACCCCGACATCATCGTCGAGGACGGTGTCTCGGTCCGCGCCATCAAACGCGTCTACGGCGAACTGAGCGGCAACCCCGACCACGGTTTCGAACCCAAGGAGATCTGCGAAATCGCCGACGGAACCCGCCCGGGCGACATGGAGGCGGCCCGCAAGGCCTTTGCTGAGTTCGGTGAGGTGGCCGGCGACGCCATGGCTACGGCCGTGACGCTGATCGACGGTCTGATCGTCATCGGCGGAGGTATCACCGCCGCCCGCAAGTGGATCATGCCCAGCCTGCTGCACGAACTGCGCTCGAAGATCCACCAGCTCAACGGCAACGAACTCAACCGCGTACAGATGAAGGTCTACGATCTGGACAACGAGGCCGAATTCCTCGAATTCGCCCGCGGCGACCAGCGTACACTCCAGGTCTACGGCACGGACCGCTACGTGGTTTACGATCCGCAGAAACGCATCGGCGTGATGATCTCCAAACTGGGCGCCAGCCAGGCCATCTCGGTCGGCGCCTACGCCTTCGCACTGAGTCAACTCGATGCACAAAACGCATAA